One segment of Mycolicibacterium baixiangningiae DNA contains the following:
- a CDS encoding urea amidolyase associated protein UAAP1 gives MKISYLAATTGGQPTRKLSGDRNAAVGVGAATPGAPLTSDLRTSDGSGATSSTATTAGARAHARAQHGRTAEHMRHVPASTSPTVPDGVPAERLVWSETVAPGGYTTAVLARGTRIRMTDVDGDACAHLLLHRADATHERLNVADTVKVPWQAYLGSGHPLLSGFGRVLATVVGDTSGHHDALAGTTTRAGNEARYGAGAPESPAPAGRELLLLAALKNGMGQRDLVPSVSFFQRVRVDGDGVLQWQGSAGPGTTVDLLLHVDAVVLLANTAHPMDPRPQFTCSPLQIHAWPAATDLARLTAGDLVGELGPEHRQAIANTDADLAARGAL, from the coding sequence ATGAAGATCAGTTACCTCGCGGCAACCACCGGCGGTCAGCCGACGCGAAAACTGTCAGGTGACAGAAATGCCGCCGTCGGCGTCGGCGCCGCGACCCCGGGAGCACCTTTGACCAGCGATCTGCGCACGTCCGACGGCAGTGGAGCGACATCGTCGACCGCCACCACCGCCGGCGCCCGGGCACACGCCCGCGCCCAGCACGGCCGCACCGCCGAACACATGCGCCACGTCCCCGCCTCGACCAGCCCGACCGTGCCCGACGGTGTCCCGGCCGAGCGCCTGGTGTGGTCGGAGACCGTGGCGCCCGGCGGGTACACCACCGCGGTGCTGGCCCGCGGCACCCGTATCCGCATGACCGACGTGGACGGCGACGCGTGTGCGCACCTCCTACTCCACCGCGCCGACGCGACGCATGAGCGGCTCAACGTCGCCGACACCGTCAAGGTGCCGTGGCAGGCCTACCTCGGGTCCGGCCATCCGCTGCTGAGCGGGTTCGGGCGGGTGCTCGCGACCGTGGTCGGCGACACCTCCGGACACCACGACGCACTGGCCGGAACGACGACGCGGGCCGGCAACGAGGCCAGGTACGGAGCCGGTGCACCCGAGTCCCCGGCGCCGGCGGGCCGCGAGCTCCTGTTGCTCGCCGCGCTGAAAAACGGTATGGGACAACGTGACCTGGTGCCCTCGGTGTCCTTCTTCCAGCGGGTGCGGGTCGACGGCGACGGAGTCCTGCAGTGGCAGGGCTCGGCAGGACCGGGCACGACCGTCGACCTGCTGCTGCACGTGGACGCCGTCGTCCTGCTCGCCAATACCGCCCACCCCATGGACCCCCGCCCGCAGTTCACCTGCTCGCCGCTGCAGATCCACGCCTGGCCCGCCGCAACCGATCTCGCGCGCCTCACCGCCGGCGATCTGGTCGGTGAGCTCGGGCCCGAGCACCGCCAGGCCATCGCCAACACCGACGCCGATCTCGCCGCCCGAGGAGCGCTGTGA
- a CDS encoding YciI family protein, protein MFHVLTLTYLQPLDVIDQSRPAHLEWLAGEVEAGRILLAGRVESQTGAVLITGDLTADEADALAASDPYTQAAVVSYERTSFNGAFRAPGL, encoded by the coding sequence GTGTTCCATGTGCTGACGCTGACCTACCTGCAACCGCTCGACGTCATCGACCAGAGCCGGCCCGCCCACCTCGAATGGCTCGCCGGTGAGGTCGAAGCCGGCCGGATCCTGCTCGCCGGCCGGGTGGAGAGCCAGACCGGCGCGGTGCTCATCACCGGCGATCTCACCGCCGACGAGGCCGATGCGCTCGCGGCGTCAGACCCCTACACGCAGGCCGCAGTGGTGTCCTACGAGCGCACATCGTTCAACGGCGCATTCCGCGCGCCCGGCCTCTAG
- a CDS encoding NAD(P)-dependent alcohol dehydrogenase codes for MSTTVSAYAATSATEPLTEITIARRDVGPHDVAFDIHFSGICHSDIHTVRGEWGRATYPIVPGHEIAGVVTAVGADVTEFAVGDRVGVGCFVDSCRECDNCRAGIEQYCTGSGMVGTYNAVGRDGERTQGGYSGAIVVDENYVLRIPDALPLEAAAPLLCAGITTYSPLRHWNAGSGSRVAVIGLGGLGHLAVKIAKAMGADVTVLSQSLKKMEDGLRLGADAYHATSDGETFSQLRGSFDLILNTVSANIDLTAMLSLLRTDGTLVELGMPENPMSVPAGALIGGRRSISGSLIGGIAETQEMLDFCAEHGVHPEIEVIEPGYINEAYERVVASDVRYRFVIDTASLRT; via the coding sequence ATGAGTACCACTGTTTCCGCTTACGCCGCGACGTCGGCGACCGAACCGCTCACCGAGATCACGATCGCCCGACGCGACGTCGGCCCCCACGACGTGGCGTTCGACATCCACTTCAGCGGCATCTGCCACTCGGACATCCACACCGTCAGGGGTGAGTGGGGCCGGGCGACGTACCCGATCGTGCCGGGCCACGAGATCGCCGGCGTGGTCACCGCCGTCGGCGCCGATGTGACCGAGTTCGCGGTCGGCGACCGGGTCGGCGTCGGGTGTTTCGTGGATTCGTGCCGTGAGTGCGACAACTGCCGCGCCGGGATCGAGCAGTACTGCACCGGCTCCGGAATGGTCGGCACCTACAACGCCGTCGGCCGCGATGGCGAGCGCACGCAGGGCGGGTACAGCGGCGCGATCGTCGTCGACGAGAACTACGTTCTGCGCATCCCGGACGCTCTGCCGCTGGAGGCCGCGGCGCCGCTACTGTGCGCCGGAATCACCACCTATTCGCCCCTGCGGCACTGGAACGCCGGGTCGGGCAGCCGGGTCGCGGTGATCGGCCTCGGCGGACTGGGCCACCTCGCCGTCAAGATCGCCAAGGCGATGGGCGCGGACGTGACCGTGCTCAGCCAGTCGCTCAAGAAGATGGAGGACGGTCTGCGCCTCGGCGCCGACGCGTACCACGCCACCTCGGACGGCGAGACCTTCAGCCAGCTGAGGGGTTCGTTCGACCTGATCCTGAACACCGTCTCGGCCAACATCGACCTCACTGCGATGCTGAGCCTGCTGCGCACCGACGGCACGCTCGTCGAACTGGGTATGCCGGAGAATCCGATGTCGGTGCCGGCCGGCGCGCTGATCGGTGGCCGCCGCAGCATCTCGGGCTCGCTGATCGGTGGCATCGCCGAAACCCAGGAGATGCTGGACTTCTGTGCCGAACACGGCGTGCATCCGGAGATCGAGGTGATCGAGCCGGGCTACATCAACGAGGCCTACGAGCGCGTGGTCGCCAGCGACGTGCGCTACCGGTTCGTCATCGACACCGCGAGCCTGCGCACCTGA
- a CDS encoding alpha/beta hydrolase has translation MRFMHSVRRRLLAGALAAAMLPGLVAVAGGAATAGAYSRPGLPVETLMVPSPAMGRDIPVKFQGGGSKAVYLLDGLRARDDNSGWDIETAAFESYFESGLSVVMPVGGMSSFYTNWQGPAVGNGQTYTYQWETFLTSELPAYLAANKGISPSGNAVVGLSMSGSSALILAAYHPGQFSYAGSLSGYLNLSDGLWPALVGFAMRDAGGFSATAMWGPGGGPAWKRNDPTVNVGKLVANGTRIWVYCGTGRPGDLGGGGDIAAQLLEGITLESNRDFQRQYIAAGGSNATFNFPPNGTHGWGYWGSQLNAMKPDIQRTLGV, from the coding sequence ATGAGATTCATGCACAGTGTGCGGCGTCGGCTGCTCGCCGGCGCCCTGGCGGCCGCGATGCTGCCGGGTCTGGTCGCCGTTGCAGGTGGGGCGGCGACAGCGGGTGCGTACTCGCGGCCCGGTCTGCCGGTCGAGACGCTGATGGTGCCGTCGCCCGCGATGGGCCGCGACATCCCGGTCAAATTCCAGGGCGGCGGCTCCAAGGCCGTCTACCTGCTCGACGGGTTGCGTGCCCGTGACGACAACAGCGGCTGGGACATCGAAACCGCGGCCTTCGAGAGCTACTTCGAATCCGGACTCTCGGTGGTCATGCCGGTGGGCGGGATGTCGAGTTTCTACACGAACTGGCAGGGCCCGGCCGTCGGCAACGGCCAGACCTACACCTACCAGTGGGAGACGTTCCTGACCTCGGAACTCCCCGCTTATCTGGCCGCCAACAAGGGCATCTCGCCCAGCGGCAACGCCGTTGTCGGGCTGTCGATGTCGGGTAGCTCCGCACTGATCCTGGCGGCCTACCACCCGGGTCAGTTCAGCTACGCGGGCTCGCTGTCCGGCTACCTGAACCTCTCCGACGGCCTGTGGCCGGCGCTGGTCGGCTTCGCGATGCGCGACGCGGGCGGGTTCAGCGCGACCGCGATGTGGGGCCCCGGTGGCGGACCGGCGTGGAAGCGCAACGACCCGACGGTCAACGTCGGCAAGCTGGTGGCCAACGGCACCCGCATCTGGGTGTACTGCGGTACCGGCCGGCCCGGCGACCTGGGCGGCGGCGGCGACATCGCCGCCCAGCTGCTCGAGGGCATCACTCTGGAAAGCAACCGCGATTTCCAGCGTCAGTACATCGCTGCCGGTGGCAGCAACGCGACCTTCAACTTCCCGCCCAACGGCACTCACGGGTGGGGCTACTGGGGTTCGCAGCTGAACGCGATGAAGCCTGACATCCAGCGCACGCTGGGCGTCTGA